A genomic window from Fibrobacterota bacterium includes:
- a CDS encoding response regulator gives MGYTVLLVDDSETIRGALLKAFQMAKLPMEEVFQAADGREALDKLKSVWVDMVLTDINMPNMGGVELLAAMKADPSLKDIPVAVISTEGSSTRIQSLQEAGIAGYLRKPCRPEEIRDLLHKVLGDWK, from the coding sequence ATGGGATACACGGTCCTATTGGTGGACGACAGCGAAACCATCCGAGGAGCCCTTCTCAAGGCGTTCCAGATGGCCAAACTTCCGATGGAGGAAGTGTTCCAGGCCGCGGATGGTCGGGAAGCGTTGGATAAACTCAAATCGGTGTGGGTGGACATGGTGCTCACCGACATCAACATGCCCAACATGGGGGGCGTGGAGCTCTTGGCGGCCATGAAAGCAGATCCGAGCCTCAAGGATATCCCGGTGGCGGTGATCTCCACGGAAGGCAGCAGCACACGCATCCAAAGCCTGCAGGAAGCGGGGATCGCTGGCTACTTGCGCAAACCGTGCCGGCCGGAAGAAATCCGCGACCTTCTCCACAAGGTGCTGGGGGATTGGAAATGA
- a CDS encoding glycosyltransferase family 4 protein — MTARRVLWINWRDLDNPQGGGAEVHAHEVLARLSARGWKTTLVCHAYPGAAARETHPAGYDIRRVGGANTFNFTVYANLRKWVREERSDLVVDDSNKIAFAAPWLSPVPVVGLIHHLFGSAIHREASLPAALYVRLSEALVPRIYRNVTVMTGSPSARAELSGLGIKDVVDVGEGVDLAGYGPPSEGQRDPNLLLYLGRVKKYKGLDVLIRALHLLKDRFPAARLEVAGSGDDSPRLRTVAEQMGIGDRVKFLGRVSEEEKIALYRRASVALNSSLKEGWGLTSIEANGCGTPVVASDVPGLCDSVRDGITGYLVPFGDAEAMADRIGRILGDAQLAATLQQQSLDWARSHTWDKVADRTEEVLLRSLASG, encoded by the coding sequence ATGACCGCACGCCGCGTCCTTTGGATCAATTGGCGTGACCTCGACAACCCCCAGGGAGGGGGTGCCGAGGTCCATGCCCATGAAGTCCTGGCGCGGCTTTCCGCACGCGGATGGAAAACCACCCTGGTCTGTCATGCCTACCCAGGTGCGGCAGCCAGGGAGACCCATCCGGCCGGCTACGACATCCGCAGGGTGGGCGGAGCCAACACGTTCAATTTCACCGTCTATGCGAACCTTCGCAAATGGGTGCGCGAGGAACGGTCAGATCTTGTCGTCGACGATTCCAACAAGATCGCCTTCGCCGCGCCTTGGTTGTCGCCGGTGCCGGTGGTGGGCCTGATCCACCATCTGTTCGGGAGCGCGATCCACCGCGAGGCGAGCTTGCCTGCCGCCTTGTACGTGCGACTGTCGGAAGCGCTGGTGCCGCGGATCTACCGCAACGTAACGGTCATGACGGGCAGTCCTTCGGCGCGCGCGGAGCTGTCCGGGCTCGGCATCAAGGACGTGGTGGATGTCGGCGAGGGCGTGGACCTCGCTGGTTATGGCCCTCCGTCGGAAGGCCAGAGGGATCCGAACCTCCTGTTGTATTTGGGGCGTGTCAAGAAGTACAAGGGACTGGATGTCCTGATCCGCGCCCTCCATCTGCTCAAGGACCGTTTCCCGGCCGCGCGTCTGGAAGTGGCAGGATCCGGCGACGACTCGCCCAGACTCCGAACGGTCGCCGAGCAGATGGGGATTGGCGATCGGGTCAAGTTCCTGGGACGCGTTTCGGAAGAAGAAAAGATCGCCCTGTATCGGCGCGCCTCGGTCGCATTGAACTCCTCGCTGAAGGAAGGCTGGGGACTGACATCCATCGAAGCCAATGGTTGCGGAACCCCCGTGGTGGCCTCCGATGTTCCTGGATTGTGCGATTCCGTGCGCGACGGGATCACGGGTTACCTGGTGCCGTTCGGAGACGCGGAAGCGATGGCGGACCGGATCGGGCGCATCCTTGGGGATGCCCAGCTTGCGGCGACGCTCCAACAGCAGAGTTTGGACTGGGCGCGATCCCACACCTGGGACAAGGTCGCCGACCGGACGGAGGAAGTTCTGTTGCGGTCGCTGGCATCGGGATGA
- a CDS encoding chemotaxis protein CheD — MTERKIIGISERFLTKSANDLLVTHALGSCVGVAIHDPVAMVGGILHYMLPTGTLDPVKAADNPFMFGDTGIPAFFKEAYGMGATKERLRVVIAGGARVIESVQSLDIGARNVVIARKLFWKNGVLIAAENVEGNRPRTLFLEVATGRTWFTSRGEVTEL, encoded by the coding sequence ATGACCGAGCGGAAGATCATCGGAATTTCGGAACGTTTTCTGACCAAAAGCGCGAACGACTTGTTGGTTACGCATGCCTTGGGATCCTGCGTGGGGGTGGCCATCCACGATCCGGTGGCCATGGTGGGAGGAATCCTGCACTACATGCTTCCCACCGGGACGCTGGATCCTGTCAAGGCGGCGGACAATCCGTTCATGTTCGGCGACACCGGCATCCCCGCCTTCTTCAAGGAGGCCTACGGCATGGGCGCCACCAAGGAGCGCCTGCGGGTGGTGATCGCCGGTGGGGCACGGGTGATCGAAAGCGTCCAGAGCCTGGACATCGGGGCGCGCAACGTGGTGATCGCGCGCAAACTGTTTTGGAAGAACGGCGTTTTGATCGCCGCCGAGAACGTGGAAGGGAACCGGCCTCGCACCCTCTTTTTGGAGGTGGCGACCGGACGAACCTGGTTCACCAGCCGCGGCGAGGTCACCGAACTATGA
- a CDS encoding chemotaxis protein CheX, giving the protein MSDEMREALELVAPRILEEAAFFFSDPLTNSDQRPKDDWDPVGIEMSWEGDASSGTIRVWSDPDLLVVLAANMLGVEEDNPKAEAQRRDALGEVLNMVLGNSLTEAWGPGPVFQLGIPHAADQVNLSDDFESGFWLVAEGKPMLFWVGATQ; this is encoded by the coding sequence ATGAGCGACGAAATGCGCGAGGCGCTGGAGCTCGTGGCTCCGCGGATCCTGGAAGAGGCCGCTTTTTTCTTTTCCGATCCTCTGACAAATTCCGATCAACGTCCGAAGGATGATTGGGATCCAGTGGGCATCGAGATGTCGTGGGAGGGGGATGCTTCGTCGGGAACGATCCGGGTGTGGTCTGATCCGGATTTATTGGTGGTGCTGGCCGCCAACATGCTAGGGGTGGAAGAAGACAACCCCAAGGCCGAAGCGCAGAGGCGCGACGCCCTGGGCGAGGTCTTGAACATGGTCTTGGGCAACAGCCTCACCGAGGCTTGGGGCCCGGGGCCGGTTTTCCAGCTTGGCATTCCTCATGCCGCCGACCAGGTCAATTTGAGTGACGATTTCGAATCCGGTTTTTGGCTGGTGGCGGAAGGAAAGCCCATGCTCTTTTGGGTGGGCGCCACGCAATGA
- a CDS encoding protein-glutamate O-methyltransferase CheR, which yields MRPDQYEAIRALVYRKAGIALGGSKQALVQARLAKRLRHLEMSTYDEYLEYLGGPDSDEEIVQLLDAISTNFTSFFREEKHFDLLAQLVREAAQKHVHKFRLWCAAASTGEEPYTLSMVLQEAGPSITDLRILATDISTRVLKSCQAGSYEAQKFKNVPEPLQRRWWVREGGRLVAGEMLRKPLTFARMNLAEAPYAMKGPFDVIFCRNVMIYFDTDGRKKFVNEARRLLAPGGYLFVGSSESLAGIADGFTSVMPSVYRKGAP from the coding sequence CAGGCCCTGGTGCAAGCGCGATTGGCCAAGCGGCTGCGCCATCTGGAAATGTCCACCTACGACGAATACCTGGAGTATCTGGGTGGGCCGGACTCGGACGAAGAAATCGTGCAGTTGCTGGATGCGATCTCCACCAATTTCACGTCCTTTTTCCGGGAAGAAAAGCACTTTGATTTGCTTGCCCAGCTTGTCCGGGAAGCCGCGCAGAAGCATGTGCACAAATTCCGGCTGTGGTGCGCGGCGGCGTCCACCGGCGAAGAGCCCTACACGTTGTCCATGGTGTTGCAGGAGGCTGGCCCATCCATCACGGACCTGCGGATTTTGGCCACCGATATTTCCACTCGCGTGCTCAAGTCCTGCCAGGCGGGCAGCTACGAGGCCCAAAAGTTCAAGAACGTCCCGGAGCCGTTGCAACGCCGCTGGTGGGTGCGCGAAGGTGGGAGGCTTGTGGCGGGGGAGATGCTGCGCAAACCCCTTACGTTCGCCCGCATGAACCTAGCCGAGGCACCTTACGCGATGAAAGGACCCTTCGATGTCATATTCTGTCGGAATGTCATGATCTACTTCGACACCGATGGCCGCAAGAAATTCGTCAACGAAGCCAGGCGCCTTCTCGCGCCGGGGGGGTACCTGTTCGTGGGAAGTTCCGAAAGTTTGGCGGGCATCGCCGATGGGTTCACTTCGGTGATGCCCTCGGTCTACCGAAAGGGCGCCCCATGA
- a CDS encoding 16S rRNA (uracil(1498)-N(3))-methyltransferase — MSRTYDETWIYHPSAAAGTLLELDDSESGHLIRVLRLAPQTLCTVTDGRGQVLNAVLEDAHPRHARLQCLDVQAILPEPKLALAQAILKNRGLEDVVDLCCQTPLRKLQPLWTDHVQVARNRDIDHQIQRLQAKAIAALQQSKQAWLCEIPSPLTLDAWLATLPSGETIAVCDATGSPTRLDGNASLVVGPEGGFSTREFGLFEGRNLALVSLGNSRLRATAAGFWALGRLG; from the coding sequence ATGTCCCGAACGTATGACGAAACCTGGATTTACCACCCCTCCGCTGCCGCCGGAACCCTTCTGGAGCTGGACGATTCGGAATCCGGGCACCTGATCCGCGTGCTGCGGCTGGCTCCCCAAACCCTTTGTACGGTCACCGACGGGCGTGGACAAGTCCTGAATGCCGTCCTGGAAGATGCCCATCCCCGCCATGCCCGGCTCCAATGCCTGGACGTCCAGGCGATCCTGCCCGAACCCAAATTGGCTTTGGCACAGGCCATCCTGAAGAACCGGGGATTGGAAGACGTGGTCGATTTGTGTTGCCAGACACCGCTGCGGAAACTCCAGCCGCTATGGACCGATCATGTCCAAGTGGCCAGAAACCGAGATATAGACCACCAGATCCAACGGCTGCAAGCCAAGGCCATCGCCGCCTTGCAGCAATCCAAGCAAGCCTGGCTCTGCGAAATCCCCTCGCCCCTTACCCTGGACGCATGGTTGGCCACGCTTCCCAGCGGAGAAACGATCGCCGTGTGCGACGCCACGGGATCCCCTACCCGACTCGATGGGAATGCGAGCCTGGTCGTAGGGCCCGAAGGCGGCTTTTCCACTCGCGAATTCGGACTGTTCGAAGGACGAAACCTGGCGTTGGTTTCGCTGGGGAATTCGCGCTTGCGAGCGACGGCGGCGGGCTTCTGGGCCTTAGGTCGGCTCGGCTGA
- a CDS encoding chemotaxis response regulator protein-glutamate methylesterase, with amino-acid sequence MSSAGKKVKVLVVDDSAVVREVLVRELSKHPRIEVVGVAPDPYVARDKILRLSPDVMTLDLEMPRMDGLTFLRKIMEHHPVATIVVSSITPEGSRMALEALDIGALDVLCKPGAAYTVSEVVPILMEMILAASEVTMRRPSKDPAPTPTILKSTVLRTTTKIIAVGASTGGTAAIEAFLRPFPALCPPIVLVQHMPPGFTKSFAERLDRDCQMEVREAKHGDLVNPGIALLAPGNYHMVLRRSGAQYRVELHQGERRHYQRPAVDELFESMAEYAGANAVGVILTGMGADGATGLLAMKEKGARTIAQDQATSVVWGMPGEAVALGAAQHVLPLQEIPAKVLRLVAEETP; translated from the coding sequence ATGAGCAGCGCCGGGAAAAAGGTGAAGGTCTTGGTGGTGGACGATTCCGCCGTGGTGCGCGAAGTGCTGGTGCGCGAGCTTTCCAAGCATCCTCGCATCGAGGTGGTGGGCGTGGCTCCGGATCCGTATGTCGCCCGCGACAAGATTCTCCGGCTTTCCCCCGATGTGATGACGCTTGACTTGGAAATGCCGCGCATGGACGGCCTTACGTTTTTGCGCAAGATCATGGAGCATCATCCGGTGGCCACCATCGTGGTCAGCTCCATCACTCCTGAAGGAAGCCGGATGGCCCTGGAAGCCCTGGACATCGGGGCCTTGGACGTGCTGTGCAAGCCGGGTGCGGCCTATACCGTTTCCGAGGTGGTCCCTATCCTCATGGAAATGATCCTGGCCGCATCGGAAGTGACCATGCGCAGGCCTTCCAAGGATCCCGCCCCGACACCCACGATCCTGAAATCCACCGTTCTTCGCACCACCACCAAGATCATCGCGGTGGGAGCGTCCACCGGAGGGACCGCGGCCATCGAGGCCTTCCTGCGGCCATTTCCAGCGCTGTGCCCTCCGATTGTTCTAGTCCAGCACATGCCCCCGGGTTTCACCAAGTCGTTCGCGGAGCGGCTTGACAGAGATTGTCAAATGGAGGTGCGCGAAGCCAAGCATGGGGATCTGGTCAACCCGGGGATCGCGCTTTTGGCGCCCGGCAACTACCACATGGTGTTGCGTCGCAGCGGCGCCCAGTACCGGGTGGAGTTGCACCAAGGGGAGCGACGCCACTACCAGAGGCCAGCCGTGGACGAACTGTTCGAGTCGATGGCCGAATACGCGGGGGCCAACGCGGTGGGCGTGATCCTGACCGGGATGGGGGCCGATGGCGCCACCGGGTTGCTTGCCATGAAGGAAAAGGGCGCGCGCACCATCGCGCAGGACCAGGCCACTTCCGTGGTCTGGGGCATGCCGGGGGAGGCTGTTGCCCTGGGGGCGGCACAACACGTGCTTCCCTTGCAAGAAATCCCAGCCAAGGTGCTGCGGCTGGTCGCGGAGGAAACCCCATGA
- a CDS encoding response regulator, protein MKKILLAEDDRISRVMLQAVLLKWGFQVESAQNGEEALLKLSDPNGPSLAILDWMMPVVDGLEVCRRIRETPGIRHLHLILLTSKSKGSDAAAALSVGADDHIAKPYDLIELQARIELGFRRIRWARDCSMGHLRPQQIQGLMEVNRLAMLHAMRPKTESKPMESPSSLRETLEAVDRCMADGLHTSIGLNELSTGCFIPLAREVLEQLFANLYSHWRAAMPSGGNVEISWTVDSQRVRITCRDDGPRVSDVQILSGAPPVTENGRLSTGIGLLFSKAVAESCGGSLSWSHPLEGSGLCLEIELPIVARSAEPT, encoded by the coding sequence ATGAAAAAGATCCTGCTGGCAGAAGACGATCGGATCTCGCGGGTCATGCTTCAGGCGGTGCTCCTCAAATGGGGCTTCCAGGTGGAATCCGCCCAAAACGGCGAAGAAGCCTTGCTCAAGCTCTCCGATCCCAATGGTCCCTCGCTGGCCATTTTGGACTGGATGATGCCGGTCGTGGATGGTCTCGAAGTGTGCCGGCGGATCCGTGAGACTCCAGGGATCCGACATCTCCACCTGATTCTGCTCACCTCGAAATCGAAGGGTTCCGATGCCGCGGCCGCTCTGAGCGTGGGTGCGGACGACCACATCGCCAAGCCCTATGATCTGATCGAGCTGCAAGCCCGCATCGAATTGGGATTCCGGCGGATCCGGTGGGCGCGCGATTGCTCGATGGGACATCTCCGACCCCAGCAGATCCAGGGCCTTATGGAAGTCAATCGCTTGGCGATGTTGCACGCGATGCGACCAAAAACCGAGAGCAAGCCGATGGAATCGCCCTCCTCCTTGCGCGAAACGCTGGAAGCGGTCGATCGCTGCATGGCCGACGGCTTGCATACGAGCATCGGCTTGAACGAACTCTCGACAGGGTGCTTCATCCCTCTGGCTCGGGAAGTGTTGGAACAGCTGTTCGCGAACCTCTATTCCCACTGGCGGGCCGCAATGCCCTCCGGAGGCAACGTGGAAATCTCGTGGACGGTCGATTCCCAGCGGGTCAGGATCACCTGCCGGGACGACGGACCACGGGTTTCGGATGTACAGATCTTGTCCGGAGCGCCTCCGGTCACGGAAAACGGACGATTGTCGACAGGAATTGGCCTCCTGTTTTCCAAGGCGGTGGCGGAATCCTGCGGAGGATCTCTTTCCTGGAGCCATCCCCTGGAGGGAAGCGGCCTGTGCCTGGAGATCGAGCTTCCGATCGTGGCTCGGTCAGCCGAGCCGACCTAA
- a CDS encoding DUF2723 domain-containing protein, which translates to MTERKLKWFGALGATLFALVVYTLTMSPSVSFWDCGEYISAGNMLAVPHPPGMPLHHLIARVGILTFTWWEDIGARVNWISALASALIAGTAYLTAFRGIRMFQSRKEQETGVWVAVLGGMLAGLLSTFCDTLWFSSVEAEMYTPAMFFTLLSVYLMLEWTDLRSTPWGDRILVFVIYMSYLGVNFTMFTVMFTPILVIYVVFVDESKRRMYPLYIAGTLLLSVIYMPGLFPLIALVLFLVSVMMTFILGYAKDGSSLAKVPAMIVGGVGIIVVARLLSQVMESATGMKIGVSTWIDVVAFAIGFLGSKQIGLFSKMDHNEHKQGWKLSSILSLAAVLGWSMYLYIPIRSSLDPIVDEGDPEVRKPLVLEDKASWDNLKNRPTLADAFDIDNWGEFREYIERKQYGSENMIVRSMTRRSNPMNQFLVHENMGYGGYLAQQFIPFKNQRVTELFGVNIPSQVSVIGVNSVRDEASGKFVQENGWGRKRFAQLALFLLAHLPLWWLVRFGWSRQKQLAVLLAGLYVFSSFGMLWYVNFADGSRPEVAYLRHWEKQAAEARLQGAQEPPYPGPVHMEVRERDYFFTPAFVLVAILYGMAAALYVQRLRDQSKRWQAQPKFVGYMAMVAMMPVVAGASNWHQNDRHNNWIPYDYAYNLLNSCEPNGILFTNGDNDTFPLWALQYAYGIRPDVRLVNLSLINTDWYIRQMRDIEPKVPVSFTDVKIKAISERGGQENPYAPNSMIPIGKRMVAVPSMQEKSWLATQDIMVINIAMANEKAAKRKPIHFAATVGEENMMGLAPFCRMQGMVYTLTDSLQTDPVDIDRTLELFSKTYKFRGMAGDQYSVGFLDEDSRRLESNYSSIAIQAAMASADQAKRWDAEASTSKDTARVLELRRKIDERVGKILTLIRSSERLMPKEWRTPYSGAILFGSLGKVASADSLLDAARKRMPEEVMIERAAAEVASRANDIDKAIKVLLAATKRFPNDYQLEADLASLYASKGDFKEGLAHIERATKINPNDSRLADAREQFRAQVERMQQVMPQAIPAMPKLPAPPAPKEAPKADSVKK; encoded by the coding sequence GTGACAGAGCGCAAGTTGAAGTGGTTTGGTGCCCTGGGAGCGACGTTATTCGCTCTGGTGGTCTACACCTTGACCATGTCGCCCAGCGTGAGCTTCTGGGATTGCGGCGAGTACATCTCTGCCGGCAACATGCTGGCCGTGCCGCATCCTCCCGGAATGCCGTTGCACCACTTGATCGCCCGCGTCGGCATCCTCACGTTCACCTGGTGGGAAGACATCGGTGCCCGCGTCAACTGGATTTCGGCTCTGGCCTCCGCGCTGATCGCCGGAACCGCCTATCTGACGGCGTTTCGCGGCATCCGCATGTTCCAGTCCCGCAAGGAACAGGAAACCGGCGTCTGGGTGGCGGTTCTCGGTGGCATGCTGGCCGGACTGCTTTCCACCTTCTGCGACACCCTGTGGTTCTCCTCGGTGGAAGCCGAGATGTACACCCCTGCGATGTTCTTCACCTTGCTTTCGGTGTATTTGATGCTCGAATGGACGGATCTGCGCTCCACACCTTGGGGAGACCGGATCCTGGTGTTCGTGATCTACATGAGTTACCTGGGCGTGAACTTCACGATGTTCACCGTTATGTTCACACCGATCCTCGTGATCTACGTGGTATTCGTGGATGAATCCAAGCGCCGCATGTATCCGTTGTACATCGCGGGAACGCTCTTGCTTTCCGTGATCTACATGCCGGGACTTTTCCCCCTGATCGCATTGGTTTTGTTCCTGGTGAGCGTGATGATGACCTTCATCCTTGGATACGCCAAGGATGGCTCCAGCCTTGCGAAGGTTCCGGCGATGATCGTCGGCGGCGTGGGCATCATTGTTGTCGCAAGATTGCTCAGTCAGGTGATGGAATCCGCCACCGGAATGAAAATCGGTGTCAGCACCTGGATCGACGTCGTGGCTTTCGCGATCGGCTTCCTCGGATCCAAACAAATCGGCCTGTTTTCGAAAATGGACCACAACGAGCACAAGCAAGGCTGGAAACTGTCCTCCATTCTTTCCTTGGCCGCGGTCCTGGGCTGGTCCATGTACTTGTACATCCCCATCCGCTCCAGCCTGGATCCCATTGTCGACGAAGGCGATCCGGAAGTGCGCAAACCCCTGGTGCTTGAAGACAAGGCATCTTGGGACAATCTGAAGAATCGCCCCACCCTCGCCGATGCTTTCGATATCGACAACTGGGGCGAGTTCCGCGAGTACATCGAGCGCAAGCAGTACGGTTCGGAAAACATGATCGTGCGCTCCATGACCCGCCGTTCCAATCCGATGAACCAATTTTTGGTCCACGAGAACATGGGGTACGGCGGCTATCTGGCCCAGCAGTTCATTCCGTTCAAGAACCAGCGGGTCACCGAATTGTTCGGCGTCAACATCCCGAGCCAGGTTTCGGTGATCGGTGTCAATTCCGTCAGGGACGAGGCTTCCGGCAAGTTTGTGCAGGAAAATGGCTGGGGCCGCAAGCGCTTCGCCCAGTTGGCCCTCTTCTTGTTGGCTCACCTCCCGCTTTGGTGGCTGGTCCGGTTCGGATGGTCCCGCCAGAAGCAGCTGGCCGTGTTGCTGGCCGGACTGTACGTGTTCTCCAGTTTCGGGATGCTCTGGTATGTGAACTTCGCCGATGGCAGCCGCCCCGAGGTGGCTTATTTGCGCCATTGGGAAAAGCAGGCCGCGGAAGCAAGACTCCAGGGCGCCCAGGAGCCGCCTTACCCGGGTCCGGTCCACATGGAAGTGCGCGAGCGCGACTACTTCTTCACGCCCGCCTTCGTGCTGGTGGCGATCCTGTACGGCATGGCCGCGGCGCTCTACGTTCAGCGCCTGCGCGACCAGTCCAAGCGCTGGCAAGCTCAGCCGAAATTTGTCGGCTACATGGCCATGGTCGCCATGATGCCCGTGGTGGCAGGCGCCTCCAATTGGCACCAGAACGATCGCCACAACAACTGGATTCCCTACGACTACGCCTACAACCTGCTGAACTCCTGCGAGCCCAACGGCATCCTGTTCACCAACGGCGACAACGACACGTTCCCGCTGTGGGCGCTGCAGTACGCCTACGGGATCCGTCCGGACGTGCGCTTGGTCAACCTGTCCTTGATCAACACCGACTGGTACATCCGCCAGATGCGCGACATCGAACCCAAGGTCCCGGTGTCGTTCACGGATGTGAAGATCAAGGCGATTTCCGAGCGCGGCGGCCAGGAAAACCCGTATGCGCCCAACTCGATGATCCCCATCGGCAAGCGCATGGTGGCCGTGCCGTCCATGCAGGAGAAATCCTGGTTGGCGACGCAGGACATCATGGTGATCAACATCGCCATGGCCAACGAGAAGGCCGCCAAGCGCAAGCCCATCCACTTCGCCGCCACCGTCGGCGAAGAGAACATGATGGGTCTGGCTCCGTTCTGCCGCATGCAGGGCATGGTGTACACCCTCACCGATTCCCTGCAGACCGATCCGGTGGACATCGATCGGACCCTGGAACTGTTCTCGAAGACCTACAAGTTCCGCGGCATGGCCGGTGACCAGTATTCGGTTGGCTTCCTGGACGAGGATTCGCGCCGCCTGGAATCCAACTACTCCTCGATCGCCATCCAAGCAGCCATGGCCTCGGCCGATCAGGCCAAGCGCTGGGATGCCGAAGCGTCGACTTCGAAGGATACGGCCCGGGTGCTGGAGCTTCGTCGCAAGATCGACGAGCGCGTTGGAAAGATCCTCACCCTCATCCGTTCTTCCGAGCGTCTGATGCCCAAGGAATGGCGTACGCCTTACTCCGGCGCCATCCTGTTCGGCAGCCTGGGCAAGGTCGCTTCGGCGGACTCCCTGCTGGATGCGGCTCGCAAGCGCATGCCGGAAGAAGTGATGATCGAACGCGCCGCTGCGGAAGTCGCCAGCCGTGCCAACGACATCGACAAGGCGATCAAGGTGCTGTTGGCCGCCACGAAGCGCTTCCCCAACGACTACCAATTGGAAGCGGATCTGGCATCGCTGTACGCCTCGAAGGGGGACTTCAAGGAAGGCCTCGCCCACATCGAGCGTGCCACCAAGATCAATCCCAACGACAGCCGTCTCGCCGATGCGCGCGAACAGTTCAGGGCGCAAGTGGAACGGATGCAGCAGGTCATGCCCCAGGCGATCCCCGCGATGCCGAAGCTGCCAGCGCCCCCGGCTCCCAAGGAAGCCCCGAAAGCGGACTCGGTCAAGAAATGA
- the nusB gene encoding transcription antitermination factor NusB, whose protein sequence is MSGRGGRELALHLLYQMEVRGESIDQVLPEALVFFQPTPEDRAFAVRLVEYALETMNFTSDLLEKNARNWDPNRFALIDSCILRLAIAELAKVPESPMKLVINEAIELAKSYSTVKSGGFVNGVLDPIARIVRGESHPSKGEAT, encoded by the coding sequence ATGAGCGGACGCGGAGGCAGAGAGCTCGCTCTCCATCTGCTCTACCAGATGGAAGTCCGCGGCGAAAGCATCGATCAGGTCCTGCCGGAAGCGTTGGTCTTCTTCCAGCCCACTCCAGAGGATCGCGCCTTCGCGGTCCGGCTGGTGGAATACGCCCTGGAGACCATGAACTTCACCTCCGACCTGTTGGAAAAGAACGCCCGCAACTGGGATCCCAACCGGTTCGCCCTCATCGATTCGTGCATCTTGCGGCTTGCCATCGCGGAATTGGCCAAGGTGCCCGAATCTCCCATGAAGCTCGTCATCAACGAGGCTATCGAGCTGGCCAAAAGTTATTCGACCGTCAAATCCGGCGGTTTCGTCAACGGTGTCCTTGATCCCATCGCCCGCATCGTCCGGGGTGAATCCCACCCCAGCAAAGGAGAAGCAACGTGA
- a CDS encoding 6,7-dimethyl-8-ribityllumazine synthase, with protein MRSIDGSFVAPSKPVALVASRFNSLVVEPLVEGARDGLVRHGVADDQIVVIRVPGAWEIGAVARRCVDSMKYSAVIALGCVIRGETPHFDQVVSGTTRALGQLAYEANVPVVFAVLTTEDLEQAQQRAGGKVGNKGWEAALSALELCDLYRKIGEA; from the coding sequence ATGCGAAGCATCGATGGGTCGTTCGTCGCGCCGTCCAAGCCGGTGGCTCTGGTCGCTTCGCGTTTCAATTCGCTGGTCGTGGAGCCGCTCGTGGAAGGCGCCCGCGATGGCCTGGTGCGCCACGGGGTGGCGGATGACCAGATCGTGGTCATCCGGGTTCCCGGAGCCTGGGAGATCGGCGCGGTTGCGCGACGTTGCGTGGATTCCATGAAATACTCCGCCGTGATCGCCCTTGGTTGCGTGATCCGCGGTGAAACCCCGCATTTTGACCAAGTCGTGTCCGGAACCACCCGCGCCTTGGGACAGCTTGCCTACGAAGCCAATGTTCCCGTGGTCTTCGCGGTGCTCACCACCGAAGACCTGGAACAGGCCCAGCAACGCGCCGGTGGCAAGGTCGGCAACAAGGGCTGGGAGGCGGCTCTTTCCGCGCTCGAGCTCTGCGATCTCTACCGGAAGATCGGCGAGGCATGA